The following are from one region of the Prionailurus bengalensis isolate Pbe53 chromosome A2, Fcat_Pben_1.1_paternal_pri, whole genome shotgun sequence genome:
- the CA2H19orf38 gene encoding protein HIDE1 has protein sequence MPWTVLLFAAGSLAIPAPSILLVPPHPSSQEDPIHIACVAPGGFPGANFTLYRGRQVVQLLQAPADQLSVTFNLTGGGREAPGGTFHCQYEVLGEQPQLSDLSDTVSVSFPVPTWILALSLSLAGALLLLAGLVTIAVVVRRVKVKKMQKKRERESCWAQINFATTDMTFDNSLFAISTKMNPEDPATLDACSGSVETPGNSGPRKRPTSTSSSPEPPEFSTFRACQ, from the exons ATGCCCTGGACTGTCCTGCTCTTTGCAGCCG GCTCCTTGGCCATCCCAGCACCATCCATCCTGCTGGTGCCCCCACACCCCAGCAGCCAAGAGGACCCCATCCACATCGCCTGTGTAGCCCCCGGGGGCTTCCCAGGGGCAAATTTCACGCTGTACCGCGGCAGGCAGGTGGTACAGCTCCTGCAGGCCCCCGCGGACCAGCTGAGCGTCACCTTCAACTTGAccggaggaggcagggaggctccGGGGGGCACATTTCACTGCCAGTACGAGGTTCTAGGTGAACAGCCGCAGCTGTCCGACCTCAGTGACACTGTGAGTGTCTCCTTCCCAG TGCCCACTTGGATACTGGCACTCTCCTTGAGTCTGGCTGGAGCTCTCCTTCTCCTTGCTGGGCTGGTGACCATTGCCGTGGTGGTCAGGAGAG tgaaagtaaaaaaaatgcagaagaaaag AGAGCGAGAATCCTGCTGGGCCCAGATTAACTTCGCCACCACAG aTATGACCTTTGACAATTCCCTGTTTGCCATCTCTACG aaaatgaatccaGAAGATCCAGCCACGCTGGATGCTTGCTCGGGCTCCGTCGAGACACCTGGCAACTCCGGGCCCCGGAAAAGGCCCACTTCCACATCTTCCTCGCCCGAGCCCCCCGAATTCAGCACTTTCCGGGCCTGCCAGTGA